Proteins from a genomic interval of Nasonia vitripennis strain AsymCx chromosome 3, Nvit_psr_1.1, whole genome shotgun sequence:
- the LOC100123442 gene encoding probable serine/threonine-protein kinase DDB_G0276461 yields the protein MSLRWIHENLEPPNCDEECSDIDDSCSDDSYDSDLDLPDGISCNNSNNNYDSRNHNDNQRNNNNVNGQNGLVRSKRETRRHPTTTVSIDENGKPHFESEEPEKTQKPHLTWDQASNNPMYCQSLKLKLFCRTGYFIGITPSGRARGFPADSTNDAHVRLIVCPVSSGIVRLQSAETGHYLAFNATGHLYGEKRANKDNTEWEQWSIGTYDAFRSHKYAEPGWWLGIKRNGRHKPGPKTAWGQKAVQFLAVRLA from the exons ATGAGCCTACGCTGGATCCACGAGAACCTGGAGCCTCCGAACTGCGACGAGGAGTGTAGCGACATCGACGACAGTTGCAGCGACGACAGCTACGATTCGGATTTGGATTTGCCCGACGGAATTAGCTGCAATAATTCCAACAACAATTACGACAGTCGGAATCACAACGATAATCAGCGGAACAACAATAATGTGAATGGTCAGAACGGGCTGGTCAGGAGCAAGAGGGAGACGCGCAGACACCCGACGACTACAGTTAGCATCGATGAAAATGG TAAGCCACACTTTGAATCAGAGGAGCCGGAGAAGACGCAAAAACCGCACTTGACATGGGATCAGGCATCGAATAATCCGATGTACTGTCAATCGCTGAAATTGAAGCTCTTCTGTAGGACGGGCTACTTCATCGGGATCACACCATCGGGTCGAGCGAGAGGTTTTCCCGCTGATAGCACTAACGACGCCCACG TGCGTCTGATCGTCTGTCCGGTATCTTCCGGAATAGTCCGATTGCAGAGCGCCGAAACTGGGCATTACTTAGCCTTCAATGCCACGGGACACTTGTACGGCGAG AAACGAGCGAACAAGGACAATACCGAGTGGGAGCAGTGGAGCATCGGTACCTACGACGCTTTTCGCTCCCACAAGTACGCTGAGCCCGGCTGGTGGCTCGGCATCAAGAGAAATGGTCGACACAAGCCTGGGCCAAAGACAGCTTGGGGTCAGAAGGCAGTACAGTTTTTAGCCGTTCGACTCGCGTGA